The Coffea eugenioides isolate CCC68of chromosome 8, Ceug_1.0, whole genome shotgun sequence genome has a segment encoding these proteins:
- the LOC113779346 gene encoding BURP domain-containing protein 5-like encodes MDLLKLLCFLTSVSLGIAAEHADLEVYWKSKLPNTPMPKAVRDIIQNGKPPGVGALSASPQATPLRYGRYMIRYGKNPADGQLLNHQNVTVFFLKMDLHGGSIMNLQFVNLLENTAAFLPRQVADSIPFSSKSVPEILNKFSVNPNSVQAEAIKETIADCEEPGIEGEDKRCATSLESMVDFTTSKLGKNVGAISTEAQKPDPKILKYVIVDVSKLNNDDKAIVACHKQNYVYAVFYCHTLQHTDAYRVNLVGADDGAKAKAVVVCHEDTSAWNPKHVAFQLLKVKPGNVPICHFLPEDHFVSWALKH; translated from the exons ATGGACTTGCTCAAGCTCCTCTGTTTTCTGACATCTGTTTCT CTAGGAATTGCTGCAGAGCATGCAGATCTTGAAGTTTATTGGAAATCCAAGCTTCCAAACACTCCTATGCCAAAAGCTGTGAGAGATATCATACAGAACG GAAAGCCTCCAGGAGTTGGCGCACTCAGCGCAAGTCCCCAGGCCACCCCACTCCGTTATGGTAGATATATGATCAGATATGGTAAAAATCCTGCCGACGGCCAACTTCTTAATCACCAAAACGTAACAGTTTTCTTCTTGAAAATGGACCTCCATGGCGGCTCAATCATGAATCTGCAGTTTGTTAATTTACTGGAGAATACTGCGGCCTTCCTACCCCGCCAGGTGGCTGATTCCATTCCCTTCTCGTCCAAATCTGTTCCCGAAATTTTGAACAAATTCTCAGTGAACCCAAATTCAGTACAAGCCGAAGCTATCAAGGAAACCATAGCAGACTGTGAGGAGCCTGGGATCGAAGGGGAAGACAAGCGTTGCGCAACTTCTCTCGAGTCGATGGTCGATTTCACTACTTCCAAGCTGGGGAAAAATGTTGGAGCAATTTCAACCGAAGCCCAGAAACCAGATCCGAAAATCTTAAAATATGTTATTGTGGATGTTTCCAAGTTGAATAACGATGATAAAGCAATCGTTGCTTGCCACAAGCAAAACTATGTCTACGCAGTTTTTTACTGTCACACCCTGCAGCATACCGATGCATATAGGGTTAATTTAGTTGGAGCTGATGATGGGGCAAAAGCCAAGGCTGTGGTTGTTTGTCACGAGGATACATCAGCATGGAACCCAAAACATGTAGCTTTTCAGCTGCTAAAGGTGAAGCCTGGAAATGTTCCAATCTGCCATTTCCTTCCTGAGGATCACTTTGTCAGCTGGGCTCTAAAGCACTGA